In Apium graveolens cultivar Ventura chromosome 10, ASM990537v1, whole genome shotgun sequence, the following are encoded in one genomic region:
- the LOC141692043 gene encoding uncharacterized protein LOC141692043 isoform X2 — MDDDGESRYAAATAGDSNAIVDWEKLAGDIELNYEAIHHTVTVYSEHNIEFIKSKLANEDILFKVNGDEETALHLGARRKHRDVVEVLISAARLLALGSASANDIHPSHPISLLDDFIWHPNRYKETALHLVLTNDDWRIGKMLVSASPPRYGHDLRNYLGETPVYLAVKLGHEWAVCVMCECWKGRVPLEGPDAFTPALHAAIIKFRPVREHQWEAVETIFAEDPAYQNGRVRKIKDLKYLISPAAQKLEKGFTYIVNQIIAKGYEARRDIKHPGQTDLHAAIIKRDEESVFRLLRQDDEIVSKADSEYWTPLHYAAYYDFYSILEATHIGYKPQEYLSANQIWWVPTPLHVAAKEGYTCTLIKLMELLPADLYVAADSITHQNILHLAVLSSKKEMIVHIIKKCPEEHIDKMLNQQDVNGDTPLHLLIRDGCFVPELIKHKEIDRMVKNGQYWTSFDMLYFKDQIIADQVKIKKALDDFQADQHPKIIWQYFRFWRGSMEKKSKMLESLVPPSKRTTKDNEFKKAKKLLMKENLIQMKDELDRYRQRTNTQIIVTALITTVTFTVGFTMPGGYNQDGDLKGMVILSEKKSFIAFMVSDALALLLSTSSLFLYFIASMYEDPRSVSKLNDASTVLNIVSVIAMMLTFITGTYVVLSHSRALAYTVIVISCFFFLLVVIGLLIKWKYDRKQEMMHEV; from the exons atggATGACGACGGTGAATCAAGGTATGCTGCTGCTACTGCCGGAGATAGCAATGCTATAGTTGATTGGGAGAAGCTAGCTGGTGATATAGAGCTTAACTATGAAGCTATCCATCACACCGTAACCGTGTATAGTGAACACAATATTGAATTTATTAAGAGTAAGCTTGCAAACGAAGATATTTTGTTCAAGGTGAATGGTGATGAAGAAACTGCACTCCACCTTGGCGCCAGACGGAAACACCGAGACGTGGTTGAGGTCCTGATTAGTGCAGCTAGACTATTGGCTTTGGGTTCCGCTTCAGCTAATGATATTCATCCCTCGCATCCAATAAGTTTGTTAGATGATTTCATTTGGCATCCTAATCGCTATAAGGAAACAGCGTTACACCTAGTACTCACCAATGATGATTGGCGCATTGGTAAGATGTTAGTATCGGCCAGCCCTCCACGTTATGGACACGATCTAAGAAATTATTTGGGTGAAACTCCGGTCTACCTGGCGGTCAAGTTGGGGCATGAATGGGCAGTGTGCGTAATGTGCGAATGCTGGAAAGGTCGTGTACCTTTAGAGGGTCCTGATGCTTTTACACCTGCTTTACATGCTGCTATCATCAAATTTCGCCCAG TTCGAGAACATCAGTGGGAGGCGGTGGAGACAATATTTGCTGAGGATCCGGCCTATCAAAATGGACGTGTGAGAAAAATTAAAGATCTCAAGTATTTAATCTCCCCAGCTGCCCAAAAGCTGGAAAAGGGGTTTACATATATAGTCAACCAGATCATCGCCAAAGGTTACGAAGCTCGAAGGGATATCAAACATCCAGGTCAAACAGATCTGCATGCTGCTATTATAAAGCGCGATGAAG AATCTGTATTTAGACTGTTGAGACAAGACGACGAGATTGTAAGCAAGGCTGATTCTGAATATTGGACGCCACTACACTATGCCGCATATTACGATTTTTATTCAATACTTGAAGCAACACATATTGGATATAAACCCCAAGAATACCTATCTGCCAACCAAATATGGTGGGTACCAACACCACTTCATGTGGCAGCTAAAGAAGGATACACTTGTACGTTGATTAAACTTATGGAATTATTACCGGCTGACTTATATGTTGCTGCTGATAGCATTACTCATCAAAATATACTGCACTTGGCTGTACTTTCAAGCAAAAAAGAGATGATAGTGCACATTATAAAGAAGTGTCCAGAAGAACATATTGACAAGATGCTAAATCAGCAGGACGTCAATGGCGATACACCACTTCATCTGCTTATCCGTGATGGTTGTTTTGTTCCGGAACTAATAAAACATAAGGAGATTGATAGGATGGTTAAAAACGGACAATATTGGACCTCTTTCGACATGTTATATTTCAAAGACCAAATTATTGCCGATCAG GTTAAAATTAAGAAAGCACTTGATGATTTCCAAGCGGATCAGCACCCCAAAATTATTTGGCAGTACTTCAGGTTTTGGCGAGGAAGCATGGAGAAGAAATCGAAAATGCTGGAAAGTTTAGTTCCCCCTAGTAAAAGGACTACAAAGGACAATGAATTTAAGAAAgccaagaaattgttgatgaaagAAAATCTGATACAGATGAAGGATGAGCTTGATCGGTACAGGCAAAGGACCAACACTCAGATAATAGTCACGGCACTCATAACTACTGTAACTTTTACAGTGGGATTTACAATGCCAGGAGGATACAATCAAGATGGAGACCTGAAAGGAATGGTAATACTTTCCGAAAAGAAATCTTTCATTGCATTTATGGTGTCAGATGCGTTAGCTCTGCTTCTATCGACATCTTCTTTGTTTCTATACTTCATTGCATCTATGTATGAAGATCCCCGCAGTGTTTCAAAACTCAATGATGCATCAACTGTCCTCAACATTGTTTCAGTTATTGCCATGATGTTGACTTTTATTACTGGAACATATGTAGTGTTATCCCACTCACGAGCCCTGGCCTATACTGTCATTGTCATCTCTTGCTTTTTCTTCCTTCTCGTGGTTATTGGTCTATTGATCAAGTGGAAATATGATCGTAAACAAGAAATGATGCATGAAGTGTGA
- the LOC141692043 gene encoding uncharacterized protein LOC141692043 isoform X1, translating into MDDDGESRYAAATAGDSNAIVDWEKLAGDIELNYEAIHHTVTVYSEHNIEFIKSKLANEDILFKVNGDEETALHLGARRKHRDVVEVLISAARLLALGSASANDIHPSHPISLLDDFIWHPNRYKETALHLVLTNDDWRIGKMLVSASPPRYGHDLRNYLGETPVYLAVKLGHEWAVCVMCECWKGRVPLEGPDAFTPALHAAIIKFRPEQKRGYVTSMLVRERKIDKEMSYSGYEAIFDITDRNYDNALNLSVREHQWEAVETIFAEDPAYQNGRVRKIKDLKYLISPAAQKLEKGFTYIVNQIIAKGYEARRDIKHPGQTDLHAAIIKRDEESVFRLLRQDDEIVSKADSEYWTPLHYAAYYDFYSILEATHIGYKPQEYLSANQIWWVPTPLHVAAKEGYTCTLIKLMELLPADLYVAADSITHQNILHLAVLSSKKEMIVHIIKKCPEEHIDKMLNQQDVNGDTPLHLLIRDGCFVPELIKHKEIDRMVKNGQYWTSFDMLYFKDQIIADQVKIKKALDDFQADQHPKIIWQYFRFWRGSMEKKSKMLESLVPPSKRTTKDNEFKKAKKLLMKENLIQMKDELDRYRQRTNTQIIVTALITTVTFTVGFTMPGGYNQDGDLKGMVILSEKKSFIAFMVSDALALLLSTSSLFLYFIASMYEDPRSVSKLNDASTVLNIVSVIAMMLTFITGTYVVLSHSRALAYTVIVISCFFFLLVVIGLLIKWKYDRKQEMMHEV; encoded by the exons atggATGACGACGGTGAATCAAGGTATGCTGCTGCTACTGCCGGAGATAGCAATGCTATAGTTGATTGGGAGAAGCTAGCTGGTGATATAGAGCTTAACTATGAAGCTATCCATCACACCGTAACCGTGTATAGTGAACACAATATTGAATTTATTAAGAGTAAGCTTGCAAACGAAGATATTTTGTTCAAGGTGAATGGTGATGAAGAAACTGCACTCCACCTTGGCGCCAGACGGAAACACCGAGACGTGGTTGAGGTCCTGATTAGTGCAGCTAGACTATTGGCTTTGGGTTCCGCTTCAGCTAATGATATTCATCCCTCGCATCCAATAAGTTTGTTAGATGATTTCATTTGGCATCCTAATCGCTATAAGGAAACAGCGTTACACCTAGTACTCACCAATGATGATTGGCGCATTGGTAAGATGTTAGTATCGGCCAGCCCTCCACGTTATGGACACGATCTAAGAAATTATTTGGGTGAAACTCCGGTCTACCTGGCGGTCAAGTTGGGGCATGAATGGGCAGTGTGCGTAATGTGCGAATGCTGGAAAGGTCGTGTACCTTTAGAGGGTCCTGATGCTTTTACACCTGCTTTACATGCTGCTATCATCAAATTTCGCCCAG AACAAAAACGTGGATATGTGACTAGCATGTTAGTAAGAGAGCGCAAAATAGATAAGGAAATGTCATATTCCGGTTATGAAGCAATATTTGACATAACTGATCGAAACTATGACAATGCCTTAAATCTATCAGTTCGAGAACATCAGTGGGAGGCGGTGGAGACAATATTTGCTGAGGATCCGGCCTATCAAAATGGACGTGTGAGAAAAATTAAAGATCTCAAGTATTTAATCTCCCCAGCTGCCCAAAAGCTGGAAAAGGGGTTTACATATATAGTCAACCAGATCATCGCCAAAGGTTACGAAGCTCGAAGGGATATCAAACATCCAGGTCAAACAGATCTGCATGCTGCTATTATAAAGCGCGATGAAG AATCTGTATTTAGACTGTTGAGACAAGACGACGAGATTGTAAGCAAGGCTGATTCTGAATATTGGACGCCACTACACTATGCCGCATATTACGATTTTTATTCAATACTTGAAGCAACACATATTGGATATAAACCCCAAGAATACCTATCTGCCAACCAAATATGGTGGGTACCAACACCACTTCATGTGGCAGCTAAAGAAGGATACACTTGTACGTTGATTAAACTTATGGAATTATTACCGGCTGACTTATATGTTGCTGCTGATAGCATTACTCATCAAAATATACTGCACTTGGCTGTACTTTCAAGCAAAAAAGAGATGATAGTGCACATTATAAAGAAGTGTCCAGAAGAACATATTGACAAGATGCTAAATCAGCAGGACGTCAATGGCGATACACCACTTCATCTGCTTATCCGTGATGGTTGTTTTGTTCCGGAACTAATAAAACATAAGGAGATTGATAGGATGGTTAAAAACGGACAATATTGGACCTCTTTCGACATGTTATATTTCAAAGACCAAATTATTGCCGATCAG GTTAAAATTAAGAAAGCACTTGATGATTTCCAAGCGGATCAGCACCCCAAAATTATTTGGCAGTACTTCAGGTTTTGGCGAGGAAGCATGGAGAAGAAATCGAAAATGCTGGAAAGTTTAGTTCCCCCTAGTAAAAGGACTACAAAGGACAATGAATTTAAGAAAgccaagaaattgttgatgaaagAAAATCTGATACAGATGAAGGATGAGCTTGATCGGTACAGGCAAAGGACCAACACTCAGATAATAGTCACGGCACTCATAACTACTGTAACTTTTACAGTGGGATTTACAATGCCAGGAGGATACAATCAAGATGGAGACCTGAAAGGAATGGTAATACTTTCCGAAAAGAAATCTTTCATTGCATTTATGGTGTCAGATGCGTTAGCTCTGCTTCTATCGACATCTTCTTTGTTTCTATACTTCATTGCATCTATGTATGAAGATCCCCGCAGTGTTTCAAAACTCAATGATGCATCAACTGTCCTCAACATTGTTTCAGTTATTGCCATGATGTTGACTTTTATTACTGGAACATATGTAGTGTTATCCCACTCACGAGCCCTGGCCTATACTGTCATTGTCATCTCTTGCTTTTTCTTCCTTCTCGTGGTTATTGGTCTATTGATCAAGTGGAAATATGATCGTAAACAAGAAATGATGCATGAAGTGTGA